A genome region from Myripristis murdjan chromosome 16, fMyrMur1.1, whole genome shotgun sequence includes the following:
- the gtpbp10 gene encoding GTP-binding protein 10, which yields MVQFSRICFRKYGNFVDNLRLYVRGGSGGMGLPRLGGQGGRGGDIWVVAQKEVTLKRIKDRHPQKRFAAGVGANSSIRSLKGQKGNDQEIYAPVGITVTTDDGKVLGELNAEGDRVLVARGGHGGSLHSDFQPSKGQAKHIRLDLKLIADLGLVGFPNAGKSSLLTSMSHATPQIASYAFTTLRPEIGKLIYKDHKQISVADLPGLIEGAHLNKGMGHKFLKHVERTKQLLFVVDVCGFQLASKTPLRSAFEAVQLLTKELELYKEELVSKPALLVVNKMDLPDAEDKLAELQEQLNNPDEFSDLLPDDMIPKNNMVFRHVVPVSASTGFGIEHLKTCIRESVEEEAAMETKTVHQERLQALRQTATAKTSAPSWGSSGSA from the exons ATGGTCCAGTTTAGCAGAATTTGCTTCCGAAAG TATGGAAACTTTGTGGACAATTTGCGTCTGTATGTCCGAGGAGGCTCTGGAGGAATGGGTCTGCCCCGTCTTGGAGgccagggagggagaggaggggataTTTGGGTGGTGGCTCAAAAGGAGGTGACACTGAAGAGGATCAAGGACCGGCACCCGCAGAAACGTTTTGCAGCTGGAGTGGGAGCCAACAGCAG taTCCGGTCTCTGAAAGGGCAGAAGGGAAACGACCAGGAGATTTATGCCCCTGTTGGTATCACTGTCACCACTGATGACGGCAAAGTCCTGG GTGAACTGAATGCTGAAGGCGATCGTGTTTTGGTTGCGAGGGGAGGACATGGAGGGTCTCTCCATTCTGATTTCCAGCCCAGTAAAGGCCAGGCCAAACACATCAGACTGGACCTCAAACTCATCGCTGACCTGGGTTTGGTGGG ATTCCCCAATGCAGGGAAGTCTTCTCTCCTGACCTCCATGTCTCACGCTACACCCCAAATTGCTAGCTACGCTT TCACAACCTTGAGGCCAGAGATTGGCAAGCTCATTTATAAGGATCATAAGCAG ATCTCTGTGGCAGACCTCCCTGGGCTGATCGAGGGGGCTCACCTGAACAAAGGCATGGGCCACAAGTTTCTAAAGCATGTGGAGCGGACCAAGCAGCTGCTCTTTGTG GTGGATGTTTGTGGTTTCCAGCTGGCAAGCAAAACACCACTCAGGTCAGCTTTTGAAGCGGTTCAACTTCTGACCAAG GAGTTGGAGTTGTACAAGGAGGAGCTTGTTTCGAAGCCCGCTTTGCTGGTGGTGAATAAGATGGACCTCCCTGACGCTGAGGACAAACTGGCAGAACTACAGGAGCAACTCAACAATCCAGACG AGTTCTCCGACCTGTTGCCTGATGACATGATCCCTAAGAACAACATGGTCTTCAGACATGTGGTTCCTGTCTCTGCCTCCACTGGGTTTGGCATCGAACATCTGAAAACTTGTATCCGTGAATCAGTTGAAGAAGAGGCAGCCATGGAAACTAAAACGGTCCATCAAGAGAGGCTGCAGGCACTGAGGCAGACTGCCACGGCCAAAACGTCTGCACCGTCATGGGGTTCCTCTGGTTCAGCGTGA